From one Conexivisphaerales archaeon genomic stretch:
- a CDS encoding thiolase domain-containing protein — translation MNKVAIIGSSYSRFGRRTDVRIDELAWEAFKEAMQEAGIDQSDVDAFVVSNVGGWSSELLPAVVVGEYCGLYPRPTMRVEAACASGSAAAYQAYTMIRSGLADVVVALGVEKMTESETKLAVELIGRAGNFFWEFENFGLTFPGYYALYASAYLNRHNASEEDLARVAVKNHHYGSLNPKAQFRNEIKIEDVMTSKYVAHPLKLLDCSPITDGSSCVIFASDKFAKKVKKDPVWVRAIGAASGTANLSKRDDFTGLESARLAAGRAYAMAGIDEPLKRLDVAEVHDCFTIAEVMAYEDLGFAKRGDGVKLLREEATYKGGKIPVNLSGGLKAKGHPIGATGLSMISEVANQLTGKVGGKRQADIKHGYGLIHNIGGTGHYAYVTVLSTEKGES, via the coding sequence ATGAACAAAGTAGCCATAATCGGCTCCAGTTATTCAAGATTCGGAAGAAGGACAGATGTTAGGATCGATGAACTGGCATGGGAGGCGTTCAAGGAAGCGATGCAAGAAGCAGGAATAGACCAGAGTGATGTGGATGCGTTCGTCGTTTCAAACGTCGGAGGTTGGAGCTCTGAACTTCTGCCAGCGGTTGTTGTGGGTGAATACTGTGGCCTCTATCCCAGACCGACCATGAGGGTTGAAGCAGCATGTGCTTCCGGGAGTGCAGCAGCGTATCAAGCCTACACGATGATTCGTTCAGGACTTGCTGACGTAGTTGTAGCCCTCGGTGTTGAAAAGATGACAGAATCTGAAACCAAGTTGGCGGTTGAACTCATAGGAAGAGCAGGAAATTTCTTTTGGGAATTTGAAAATTTTGGCCTGACGTTTCCTGGGTACTATGCTCTTTATGCAAGTGCATACCTGAACAGGCATAATGCAAGCGAGGAAGACTTGGCCAGGGTAGCCGTGAAGAATCATCATTATGGTTCTCTCAATCCGAAGGCACAATTCAGAAACGAAATTAAGATCGAAGACGTAATGACGTCAAAATACGTTGCCCACCCTCTTAAGTTGCTCGACTGTTCGCCAATAACAGACGGTTCTTCATGCGTAATATTTGCCAGTGACAAGTTCGCAAAGAAGGTCAAAAAGGATCCGGTGTGGGTCAGGGCTATCGGTGCGGCATCAGGAACAGCTAACCTTAGTAAGAGAGACGATTTTACTGGCCTAGAATCTGCAAGGCTGGCCGCTGGAAGAGCTTACGCAATGGCAGGAATCGATGAGCCGTTGAAAAGACTGGACGTAGCAGAAGTACACGACTGCTTCACCATAGCGGAAGTGATGGCATATGAGGATCTGGGGTTTGCAAAAAGAGGGGATGGGGTTAAACTTTTGAGAGAAGAAGCCACGTATAAAGGTGGAAAGATCCCCGTTAACCTCAGCGGTGGGCTTAAGGCGAAAGGACACCCTATAGGAGCAACGGGTCTGAGCATGATCTCAGAGGTTGCTAATCAATTAACTGGTAAAGTTGGCGGAAAGAGGCAGGCAGATATAAAGCATGGTTATGGACTTATCCATAACATCGGTGGGACAGGTCACTATGCATATGTGACCGTACTTTCTACAGAGAAGGGAGAGAGTTGA
- a CDS encoding long-chain fatty acid--CoA ligase: protein MTFAQMTGERPWYKNWPEGVPKHIDYPEKTLADLLRERAENNPKDVQFIFYDRRITFEETDRYVNRLAYSLQKLGLGARSRVAIMLPNSPQFAFAYYAVNRIGGTIVPINPLYTQNELKNILRDSEAETIFVLDTFYTTLKQVKDDTSIRNVIVTNIGDFMPPVKAFLGRLLKKIPTSNIHKADDVLEFKDMIHNTSTPEPVSVDIKREPAVFMYTGGTTGIPKAAMLTNFNLVSNCIMLEKWAGLNSEDTILAVLPWFHVYGMTAVLNLTLSVGLKAIVLPRFSVKETLEAVKKYRPTSFPGVFSMYIALLNSPQFNSYKQYFSSLRASISGAAPLPLNVAKSWKESTGTIIAEGYGLSEASPVTHANPLKDPSKIKMGSIGIPLPDTDAKIVDIETGTKELPVNQQGELVVSGPQVGMGYWNRKEETEMTFRNGWLYTGDIGYMDEDGYFYIVDRKKDMINVGGLKVYPREVEEVAYQHPSVRMAAVIGVPEEFHGEVPKLFVVLKDEYKGKVSSEEIVAFMRERLAPYKVPKYVEFKDELPTTLVGKVLRRRLKEEGEKKK from the coding sequence ATGACTTTTGCCCAAATGACTGGGGAGAGACCATGGTACAAGAACTGGCCGGAAGGTGTGCCCAAGCATATCGACTATCCAGAAAAGACACTTGCTGACCTGCTGCGGGAAAGGGCAGAAAACAATCCAAAAGACGTGCAATTCATCTTCTACGATAGAAGAATAACGTTTGAAGAAACTGACAGGTATGTGAATCGCCTAGCATACTCACTCCAGAAGCTGGGATTAGGTGCTAGAAGCAGGGTAGCGATAATGCTTCCTAATTCACCACAGTTCGCGTTTGCATATTATGCGGTTAACAGAATAGGTGGTACAATAGTACCTATCAACCCTCTTTACACGCAGAACGAACTGAAAAATATATTGCGCGACTCTGAAGCAGAGACGATCTTTGTCTTGGATACTTTCTATACGACCCTAAAGCAGGTCAAAGACGATACATCCATACGCAATGTGATAGTTACGAACATTGGTGACTTCATGCCTCCCGTTAAGGCATTTCTAGGGAGACTGCTGAAGAAGATCCCTACATCCAACATTCACAAAGCTGATGACGTTCTCGAATTTAAGGACATGATTCACAATACAAGCACTCCAGAGCCAGTCAGTGTAGACATAAAGAGAGAGCCTGCAGTTTTCATGTATACTGGCGGAACCACGGGTATACCGAAAGCTGCTATGCTGACCAATTTCAACCTTGTGTCAAACTGCATAATGTTGGAGAAATGGGCCGGGCTGAACAGTGAGGATACGATCTTGGCTGTACTTCCCTGGTTTCATGTGTACGGTATGACGGCGGTTCTTAACCTTACTCTTTCAGTCGGCCTTAAGGCTATAGTTCTTCCAAGATTTTCGGTGAAAGAGACATTGGAAGCGGTGAAAAAGTATAGGCCTACCTCCTTTCCCGGCGTATTCTCCATGTATATTGCACTGCTCAACTCTCCGCAGTTCAATTCTTATAAGCAATATTTCAGCAGCCTACGTGCTTCAATATCGGGGGCAGCTCCTCTTCCATTAAATGTCGCCAAGAGCTGGAAGGAGTCAACAGGCACAATAATAGCTGAAGGCTATGGGCTGAGCGAAGCATCTCCAGTTACGCATGCAAATCCGTTGAAAGACCCATCCAAGATAAAAATGGGTTCGATAGGCATACCTTTACCAGATACCGATGCGAAGATAGTCGACATAGAAACAGGCACAAAGGAGCTGCCTGTGAACCAGCAGGGGGAGCTTGTAGTCTCTGGCCCACAGGTTGGAATGGGCTACTGGAACAGAAAAGAAGAAACGGAAATGACGTTCAGGAACGGATGGCTTTACACCGGAGATATAGGATACATGGATGAAGACGGATACTTTTACATTGTTGACAGGAAAAAGGATATGATAAATGTGGGGGGCCTTAAAGTATATCCAAGAGAAGTGGAGGAAGTTGCTTACCAACATCCCTCTGTACGTATGGCAGCAGTTATAGGTGTGCCAGAAGAATTCCACGGAGAAGTTCCAAAATTATTCGTTGTGTTGAAAGACGAATACAAAGGCAAGGTAAGTTCAGAAGAAATTGTGGCATTTATGAGAGAGCGTTTGGCACCGTACAAGGTTCCTAAGTATGTAGAGTTCAAGGATGAATTGCCAACTACATTGGTAGGCAAAGTACTGAGGAGGAGACTGAAGGAAGAAGGAGAGAAGAAGAAATGA
- a CDS encoding arginine decarboxylase, pyruvoyl-dependent, translated as MSYVPTKVFLTKGVGVHKDRLASFELALRDAGIAHCNLVQVSSILPPGVKILPRKKGVHLLKPGQIVHVVLSRLDTNEPNRLIAASIGVAIPKDHSLHGYLSELHAYGETDEKLGEHAEDVSAYMLASTLGLDFDPDKSWNAQTQEWKISGKIYKTMNITQSAEGNKNGLWCSVVAAAVLLP; from the coding sequence TTGTCTTACGTCCCGACCAAGGTGTTTCTAACAAAGGGGGTTGGGGTGCACAAGGATAGGCTTGCTAGCTTTGAGCTGGCGTTAAGAGACGCAGGAATAGCACATTGCAACCTAGTGCAGGTATCGAGTATTCTTCCACCCGGTGTAAAGATACTTCCGAGGAAAAAGGGGGTTCATCTTCTCAAGCCAGGGCAGATAGTGCATGTCGTTCTGAGCAGACTTGATACCAACGAACCGAACAGGCTCATCGCAGCATCGATTGGAGTAGCTATTCCGAAGGACCACAGCCTCCATGGTTACCTGTCAGAACTGCACGCCTATGGGGAAACAGATGAAAAACTGGGAGAGCATGCAGAAGATGTGAGTGCATACATGCTAGCTTCGACTCTTGGACTAGATTTCGACCCGGACAAGAGCTGGAACGCTCAGACCCAGGAATGGAAGATATCAGGTAAGATCTACAAGACGATGAACATAACCCAGTCAGCAGAAGGGAACAAGAACGGACTGTGGTGCTCCGTAGTTGCGGCTGCAGTACTGCTTCCTTAA
- a CDS encoding electron transfer flavoprotein subunit beta/FixA family protein → MQPNIVVLLKHIYDENQLKVDQQTGEVSFQGVPGKLGTFDRNSLETALRIKQKLGGSVITLTVGPQEAERSIREGLAMGADKAVLVKVPNLLELSANAVANMMVDQLKEMQPWHILITSEGGADTYTSVLPSIIAQKLNLPLLGFLRSIEVLEDGTVKGERSTEKGIIAISAKLPVVVSVVSEINEPRIPTLLQIMASTKKEIRTVAPSFEAQADRYFKTLSLSAKSKERKRIIFDGTVQEIVSKLIDFLVGEGVLS, encoded by the coding sequence AAATATAGTAGTTCTTTTGAAACATATATATGATGAAAATCAACTTAAGGTAGACCAGCAGACGGGCGAAGTAAGCTTCCAGGGCGTACCAGGAAAACTTGGCACTTTCGATAGGAATTCCCTAGAGACGGCGTTGAGAATAAAGCAGAAATTAGGTGGTTCTGTTATCACCTTAACCGTTGGCCCACAGGAAGCAGAAAGAAGTATAAGGGAAGGCCTGGCTATGGGTGCAGATAAAGCGGTTCTCGTGAAGGTTCCGAACCTGCTTGAACTGAGTGCAAACGCAGTGGCAAATATGATGGTAGACCAGCTCAAGGAAATGCAGCCCTGGCATATTCTGATAACGTCTGAAGGAGGAGCAGATACCTACACATCCGTTTTACCATCAATCATAGCTCAAAAATTGAACCTGCCTCTTCTGGGCTTTCTAAGAAGCATAGAAGTTCTGGAAGATGGAACAGTAAAGGGTGAGAGGTCAACAGAGAAGGGAATAATAGCTATCAGCGCCAAGCTACCTGTGGTTGTTTCTGTTGTGAGTGAAATAAACGAGCCTCGTATCCCTACGTTGCTTCAGATAATGGCGTCAACAAAAAAGGAGATAAGAACAGTCGCTCCTTCTTTTGAAGCGCAGGCAGATAGGTATTTCAAGACGCTCTCCCTGTCGGCTAAATCAAAAGAGAGGAAAAGAATAATATTCGACGGGACTGTTCAGGAGATTGTTTCCAAGCTAATAGATTTCCTGGTCGGTGAAGGTGTTCTCTCTTGA
- a CDS encoding electron transfer flavoprotein subunit alpha/FixB family protein, producing the protein MSERNTLLTYSEDPEVASELQSVAAEICKGMNLSCLAVTINAPADDIDRLSKVARDEVVSVTVAGQQYITPEVSFEVLKRISDSRRPRLLLIGSTRDGKELAGMLSSYLDCGVATDCIAVSSELNQITVRRATFGGRVTATAALLGDCAVVAVRPHAYRPPVTQSTAKVIHQEFQDIPVKVLVEKISQKAPSTVDLTKADRIVSVGRGLKKKEDLVLIQQLADALSASVGCSRPLSADLGWLPEESHIGLTGVQVKPKLYVAIGISGQLQHIAGMKDSGVVVAINTDKSAPIFQNCDYGIVGDMYQVVPELTRQLQQLKAKR; encoded by the coding sequence TTGAGTGAAAGAAATACGTTGCTAACGTACTCTGAAGACCCGGAGGTTGCTTCAGAACTTCAGTCTGTAGCTGCCGAAATTTGTAAAGGTATGAATCTCTCCTGTCTAGCTGTGACTATCAACGCACCTGCCGATGACATAGATAGGTTATCCAAAGTAGCAAGAGATGAAGTTGTCTCCGTTACTGTAGCGGGTCAACAATACATAACCCCAGAGGTTTCCTTTGAAGTGCTGAAGAGGATATCGGACAGCAGAAGGCCACGTCTTCTGTTGATAGGTTCGACCAGAGACGGAAAAGAATTAGCTGGAATGCTCTCTTCTTACTTGGACTGTGGCGTAGCAACAGACTGCATAGCAGTGTCTTCTGAATTGAACCAGATTACTGTTCGAAGGGCAACTTTTGGAGGGAGGGTCACAGCTACTGCAGCTCTGCTGGGCGACTGCGCTGTTGTGGCTGTAAGACCTCATGCATATCGCCCTCCTGTTACCCAATCGACTGCCAAAGTAATCCATCAGGAATTTCAGGACATTCCAGTCAAGGTGCTTGTCGAGAAGATCAGCCAAAAAGCACCATCCACAGTGGACCTCACAAAAGCTGACAGAATAGTCTCTGTCGGAAGAGGATTGAAGAAGAAAGAAGACTTGGTATTGATTCAACAGCTAGCAGATGCGCTTTCGGCGTCTGTAGGTTGCTCGAGACCCTTATCTGCGGACTTGGGATGGTTACCTGAAGAATCTCACATAGGCCTAACAGGTGTACAGGTTAAACCTAAACTCTATGTTGCCATAGGCATCTCGGGACAGTTACAGCATATAGCTGGGATGAAGGATTCCGGAGTGGTAGTAGCTATAAATACGGATAAGAGCGCCCCAATCTTTCAGAATTGCGATTACGGTATAGTAGGGGACATGTATCAGGTTGTACCCGAGCTCACCAGACAGTTGCAACAGTTGAAAGCCAAAAGATGA
- a CDS encoding Zn-ribbon domain-containing OB-fold protein: MKTTEQKSASISSSVLAKKLAEDLGLSIDEKTGLPMFVSRRELIQKYIIPVSKISKFYEGLANGILFGTKCDKCKRLYFPPKADCDSCMESSMSFVKLSGKASLLAFTVISVKPTSFSKMEDYTVAIGRLDEGLNVLSWLSGAKLSDIRIGMKLRLKAGRRSEDNSLVYFFVPER, translated from the coding sequence TTGAAAACAACAGAGCAGAAGAGCGCCAGTATTTCTAGTTCAGTGTTAGCAAAAAAGTTGGCTGAAGATTTAGGGCTAAGCATCGATGAAAAGACAGGTCTGCCTATGTTTGTTAGCAGACGGGAATTGATTCAGAAATACATCATTCCAGTCTCTAAAATTAGCAAATTCTACGAAGGACTGGCAAACGGCATACTCTTCGGAACTAAATGTGACAAATGTAAACGACTTTATTTTCCACCAAAGGCTGATTGTGATTCGTGCATGGAAAGTTCGATGTCGTTTGTAAAGCTAAGCGGAAAAGCAAGTCTGCTTGCATTCACCGTTATATCCGTTAAACCTACAAGTTTCTCAAAGATGGAGGACTACACCGTAGCTATCGGAAGACTTGACGAAGGATTGAACGTTCTGTCATGGTTGTCCGGAGCGAAGCTCTCCGATATACGCATTGGAATGAAGCTGAGGCTAAAGGCCGGAAGGAGGAGCGAAGATAACTCATTGGTATACTTCTTTGTCCCGGAACGATAG